One part of the Glycine max cultivar Williams 82 chromosome 14, Glycine_max_v4.0, whole genome shotgun sequence genome encodes these proteins:
- the LOC100812952 gene encoding serine hydroxymethyltransferase, mitochondrial isoform X1, with product MAMALRRLNKPFSNATSIYRQSSSLSAHEKHKSRADWIKQLNDPLEAIDPEIADIIELEKARQWKGFELIPSENFTSLSVMQAVGSVMTNKYSEGYPGARYYGGNEYIDMAETLCQKRALEAFQLDPAKWGVNVQSLSGSPSNFQVYTALLKPHERIMALDLPHGGHLSHGYQTDTKKISAVSIFFETMPYRLNESTGYIDYDQLEKSAALFRPKLIVAGASAYARLYDYARVRKVCDKQKAVLLADMAHISGLVAAGVIPSPFDYADVVTTTTHKSLRGPRGAMIFFRKGVKEINKQGKEVLYDYEDKINQAVFPGLQGGPHNHTISGLAVALKQAMTPEFKNYQKQVLSNCSAFAQSLLEKGYELVSGGTDNHLVLVNLRNKGIDGSRVEKVLEAVHIAANKNTVPGDVSAMVPGGIRMGTPALTSRGFVEEDFEKVAEYFDAAVKLALQIKENTNGTKLKDFVAAMQSDEQIQSKIANLCHEVEDYAKKFPTIGFNIETMKYGK from the exons ATGGCCATGGCTCTTCGcagactcaacaaacctttcTCCAACGCCACTTCCATTTATCGCCAG TCCTCTTCGCTCTCCGCTCACGAAAAACACAAATCTCGCGCCGAT TGGATAAAGCAGCTCAACGATCCTCTCGAGGCCATCGATCCCGAGATCGCCGACATAATCGAACTCGAAAAGGCGCGTCAATGGAAG GGGTTCGAACTTATACCTTCGGAAAATTTCACGTCGCTGTCGGTGATGCAAGCAGTTGGATCGGTGATGACGAATAAATACAGTGAAGGATATCCTGGTGCTAGATACTATGGAGGAAACGA ATACATTGACATGGCTGAGACCTTGTGTCAGAAGCGTGCACTTGAAGCTTTTCAGCTGGATCCAGCAAAATGGGGAG TCAATGTGCAATCATTATCTGGATCCCCTTCTAACTTCCAAGTTTACACTGCTTTATTGAAACCTCATGAGAGAATTATGGCACTTGATCTTCCCCATGGTGGGCATCTATCGCATGGTTATCAG ACTGACACCAAGAAGATATCGGCTGTATCTATATTCTTTGAAACAATGCCATACAGATTGAATGAGAGCACTGGTTATATCGATTATGACCAG TTGGAGAAAAGTGCAGCACTTTTTAGGCCAAAATTAATAGTTGCTGGTGCTAGTGCTTATGCTCGCCTTTATGATTATGCACGTGTTCGCAAG GTCTGTGATAAGCAGAAGGCAGTTCTGTTGGCTGATATGGCACATATCAGTGGATTGGTTGCTGCCGGTGTTATTCCTTCTCCTTTTGATTATGCAGATGTTGTAACAACCACGACACATAAGTCACTTCGTGGACCACGTGGGGCTATGATTTTCTTCAGGAAGGGTGTGAAAGAGATAAACAAACAAGGGAAGGAA GTGTTGTATGACTATGAAGACAAAATAAACCAGGCTGTTTTTCCTGGACTTCAAGGTGGTCCACACAATCACACTATTTCAGGCTTAGCAGTTGCACTGAAGCAG GCTATGACACCAGAATTCAAGAATTACCAAAAGCAAGTACTTAGCAACTGCTCAGCATTTGCACAG AGTTTGTTAGAAAAAGGCTACGAACTTGTATCTGGTGGAACTGACAACCATTTAGTGTTGGTGAACTTAAGAAACAAG GGTATTGATGGTTCTAGGGTTGAGAAGGTACTGGAAGCAGTTCATATAGCTGCCAATAAAAATACCGTTCCAGGGGATGTGTCTGCTATGGTTCCTGGAGGCATTCGAATGG GAACCCCTGCTCTCACATCTAGGGGATTTGTTGAGGAAGATTTTGAAAAAGTAGCTGAATACTTTGATGCGGCTGTCAAGTTAGCCTTGCAGATTAAGGAAAATACCAATG GTACAAAGTTGAAAGATTTTGTGGCAGCTATGCAATCAGATGAACAAATTCAATCTAAGATTGCTAATCTCTGTCATGAAGTTGAGGATTATGCTAAGAAGTTTCCCACTATTGGTTTTAACATAGAAACAATGAAGTATGGTAAGTGA
- the LOC100792391 gene encoding uncharacterized protein, giving the protein MDSRDSSPCSRDPDAADNHHHHRRPSFDDAPPKVKLMCSFGGRIQPRPHDNHLTYVAGDTKILSVDRHVKFPSLIAKLSSLANNALSNHSFFKYQLPGEDLDALISVTNDDDLHHMMIEYDRLSRSSSRPARLRLFLFPLHNNNNNNFAPTELKSERQWFVDALNSVHVPEDSPAPPPTANPDFLFGLEKPPAEDAPAKDSECFPEDREAEPEIQNENNNEQRKMKTEEDNDNGRVYGVNGGDCFVQKNAEKVTPLVAHSHAHAHAQFVHPGSVTGTGTGTVSFMQERNNNAGYSLAVPTTGNEIYLIHTPSGMFQAVRPMTGPVGQPVYLVHAPGPVSHSELGAAVGRGGARW; this is encoded by the coding sequence ATGGATTCTCGCGACTCCTCCCCTTGCTCCCGCGACCCCGACGCCGCcgacaaccaccaccaccaccgccgccCTTCCTTCGACGACGCCCCTCCCAAGGTCAAGCTCATGTGCAGCTTCGGCGGCCGCATCCAGCCCCGCCCCCACGACAACCACCTCACCTACGTCGCCGGCGACACCAAGATCCTCTCCGTCGACCGCCACGTCAAGTTCCCCTCCCTCATCGCCAAGCTTTCCTCCCTCGCCAACAACGCCCTCTCCAACCATTCCTTCTTCAAGTACCAGCTCCCCGGCGAAGACCTTGACGCCTTAATCTCCGTCACCAACGACGACGACCTCCACCACATGATGATCGAGTACGATCGCCTCTCCCGCTCCTCATCTAGACCTGCGCGCCTCCGCCTCTTCCTCTTCcccctccacaacaacaacaacaacaatttcgCTCCAACCGAATTGAAATCCGAGCGCCAGTGGTTCGTCGACGCTCTCAATTCCGTTCACGTTCCAGAAGATTCTCCGGCTCCGCCGCCGACGGCGAATCCGGATTTTCTGTTCGGCCTCGAGAAGCCACCGGCGGAGGATGCTCCGGCGAAGGATTCGGAGTGTTTTCCCGAGGATCGTGAAGCCGAACCTGAGATTCAGAATGAGAATAACAATGAGCAACGGAAAATGAAGACAGAGGAAGATAATGATAACGGTAGGGTTTACGGTGTTAACGGCGGGGACTGTTTTGTTCAGAAGAACGCGGAGAAAGTGACGCCGTTAGTGGCGCATTCGCATGCACACGCACACGCGCAATTCGTTCATCCTGGTTCGGTTACTGGAACTGGAACAGGAACGGTGTCGTTTATGCAGGAGAGGAATAATAACGCGGGTTATTCGTTGGCGGTTCCTACTACGGGGAATGAGATTTATCTCATTCACACGCCTTCTGGAATGTTTCAAGCGGTTCGGCCCATGACTGGACCGGTTGGGCAGCCGGTTTATCTGGTTCACGCGCCCGGTCCGGTTTCGCATTCGGAGCTTGGAGCGGCGGTGGGACGCGGCGGCGCGCGGTGGTGA
- the LOC100791867 gene encoding pentatricopeptide repeat-containing protein At3g24000, mitochondrial translates to MASFLSSVVTATLKLHPQFPKYPIYPPSSYPPEKGQSISFQKSHRFTHLDFGETLLLTKEGTEEEEKLFYVPLLQQCLDTRSYSETQIVHGHVMKTGCHDNFFVMSFLVNVYAKCGNMEDARRVFDNMLRRNVVAWTTLMVGFVQNSQPKHAIHVFQEMLYAGSYPSVYTLSAVLHACSSLQSLKLGDQFHAYIIKYHVDFDASVGSALCSLYSKCGRLEDALKTFSRIREKNVISWTSAVSACADNGAPVKGLRLFVEMIAVDIKPNEFTLTSALSQCCEILSLELGTQVYSLCIKFGYESNLRVRNSLLYLYLKSGCIVEAHRLFNRMDDASMVTWNAMIAGHAQMMELTKDNLSACHRGSEALKLFSKLNLSGMKPDLFTLSSVLSVCSRMLAIEQGEQIHAQTIKTGFLSDVIVSTSLISMYSKCGSIERASKAFLEMSTRTMIAWTSMITGFSQHGMSQQALHIFEDMSLAGVRPNAVTFVGVLSACSHAGMVSQALNYFEIMQKKYKIKPAMDHYECMVDMFVRLGRLEQALNFIKKMNYEPSEFIWSNFIAGCKSHGNLELGFYAAEQLLSLKPKDPETYVLLLNMYLSAERFEDVSRVRKMMEEEKVGKLKDWSWISIKDKVYSFKTNGKTHPQSSLICKSLEDLLAKVKNVGYEMLESVEISDEEEEEEKTSSPNIYHSEKLAITFGLENLPNSSPIRVVKSTLICRDSHNFIKYVSTLAGREIIVKDSKRLHKFANGECSCGNFGGFL, encoded by the exons ATGGCTTCTTTCCTTTCCTCTGTTGTCACTGCAACTCTCAAGCTCCACCCACAATTCCCAAAATACCCAATATACCCACCAAGCTCCTATCCCCCAGAGaag GGTCAAAGCATTTCTTTCCAGAAAAGCCACAGATTCACACATTTGGATTTTGGGGAAACACTTTTGTTGACCAAAGAGGGGACAGAGGAGGAGGAAAAATTGTTCTATGTTCCCTTGTTGCAACAATGCTTAGACACGCGCTCCTATTCAGAAACACAAATTGTTCATGGTCATGTCATGAAAACAGGTTgccatgataatttttttgtcatgtcATTTCTGGTCAATGTTTATGCCAAATGTGGGAACATGGAGGATGCTCGCAGGGTGTTTGACAACATGCTTAGAAGAAACGTGGTGGCATGGACCACGTTAATGGTGGGTTTTGTGCAGAACTCACAGCCAAAGCACGCCATTCATGTGTTTCAAGAGATGTTGTATGCAGGAAGTTACCCTTCAGTTTATACTCTTTCTGCTGTTCTACATGCTTGTAGTTCTTTGCAGTCTCTCAAGTTAGGAGATCAATTCCATGCTTACATAATCAAATACCATGTTGACTTTGACGCCAGTGTTGGCAGTGCACTTTGTAGTTTATACTCCAAATGTGGCAGGTTGGAGGATGCTCTTAAAACATTTAGTAGAATCAGAGAAAAGAATGTTATTTCATGGACTTCAGCTGTTTCTGCTTGTGCGGACAATGGTGCACCTGTGAAGGGGTTGAGACTTTTTGTTGAGATGATTGCTGTGGACATAAAGCCTAATGAGTTCACTTTGACCAGTGCCTTGAGCCAGTGTTGTGAAATCCTGTCTTTGGAACTTGGAACTCAGGTTTATTCGTTGTGCATTAAATTTGGCTATGAATCAAACCTACGTGTTAGAAATTCTTTGTTGTATTTGTACCTCAAAAGTGGTTGTATTGTTGAGGCTCATAGGTTGTTTAATAGAATGGATGATGCCAGTATGGTTACATGGAATGCAATGATTGCCGGGCATGCGCagatgatggaactcacaaAGGATAATCTTTCTGCATGCCATAGAGGAAGTGAAGCACTGAAACTTTTCTCCAAGTTGAATCTATCAGGCATGAAACCTGATCTGTTTACCTTATCTAGTGTCTTAAGTGTATGTAGTAGAATGCTGGCTATAGAGCAGGGGGAACAAATTCATGCGCAGACTATCAAAACTGGATTCTTATCGGATGTGATTGTAAGTACTTCACTGATTAGTATGTACAGTAAGTGTGGAAGCATTGAGAGGGCTAGCAAAGCATTTCTGGAGATGTCTACTAGAACTATGATAGCATGGACTTCTATGATTACAGGTTTTTCACAGCATGGTATGTCACAACAAGCATTGCATATTTTTGAGGATATGAGCCTAGCAGGAGTTAGACCAAATGCGGTCACTTTTGTGGGTGTTTTATCAGCATGTAGCCATGCTGGCATGGTCAGTCAAGCACTCAACTACTTTGAGATTAtgcaaaagaaatataaaattaagccTGCTATGGACCACTATGAATGCATGGTTGATATGTTTGTGAGGTTAGGTCGGCTGGAGCAAGCTCTGAATTTCattaagaaaatgaattatgagcctAGTGAGTTTATTTGGTCAAACTTTATTGCTGGTTGTAAAAGCCACGGGAATCTGGAATTGGGGTTTTATGCTGCTGAACAGTTACTAAGTCTCAAACCAAAAGATCCAGAGACTTATGTATTGTTGTTGAATATGTACCTCTCAGCTGAGCGTTTTGAGGATGTTTCAAGGGTGAGGAAGATGATGGAAGAGGAGAAAGTTGGAAAGTTGAAGGATTGGAGCTGGATTAGCATTAAAGACAAAGTGTATTCCTTCAAAACCAATGGAAAAACACACCCACAGAGTTCTCTAATATGTAAATCATTGGAGGATTTACTTGCCAAAGTAAAGAATGTAGGATATGAGATGCTAGAAAGTGTGGAAATAAGTgatgaagaggaggaggaggaaaagACATCATCCCCTAACATTTATCACAGCGAGAAGCTGGCCATTACATTTGGGTTGGAGAACTTGCCAAATTCTTCTCCAATAAGAGTTGTCAAGAGCACCTTAATATGCAGGGATAGCCATAACTTTATTAAGTATGTCTCAACACTAGCCGGTAGGGAAATCATCGTTAAAGATAGTAAGCGGCTTCACAAATTTGCCAATGGAGAATGCTCATGTGGAAATTTTGGCGGTTTTCTCTAA
- the LOC100812952 gene encoding serine hydroxymethyltransferase, mitochondrial isoform X2: MAMALRRLNKPFSNATSIYRQSSSLSAHEKHKSRADWIKQLNDPLEAIDPEIADIIELEKARQWKGFELIPSENFTSLSVMQAVGSVMTNKYSEGYPGARYYGGNEYIDMAETLCQKRALEAFQLDPAKWGVNVQSLSGSPSNFQVYTALLKPHERIMALDLPHGGHLSHGYQTDTKKISAVSIFFETMPYRLNESTGYIDYDQLEKSAALFRPKLIVAGASAYARLYDYARVRKVCDKQKAVLLADMAHISGLVAAGVIPSPFDYADVVTTTTHKSLRGPRGAMIFFRKGVKEINKQGKEVLYDYEDKINQAVFPGLQGGPHNHTISGLAVALKQAMTPEFKNYQKQVLSNCSAFAQSLLEKGYELVSGGTDNHLVLVNLRNKG; the protein is encoded by the exons ATGGCCATGGCTCTTCGcagactcaacaaacctttcTCCAACGCCACTTCCATTTATCGCCAG TCCTCTTCGCTCTCCGCTCACGAAAAACACAAATCTCGCGCCGAT TGGATAAAGCAGCTCAACGATCCTCTCGAGGCCATCGATCCCGAGATCGCCGACATAATCGAACTCGAAAAGGCGCGTCAATGGAAG GGGTTCGAACTTATACCTTCGGAAAATTTCACGTCGCTGTCGGTGATGCAAGCAGTTGGATCGGTGATGACGAATAAATACAGTGAAGGATATCCTGGTGCTAGATACTATGGAGGAAACGA ATACATTGACATGGCTGAGACCTTGTGTCAGAAGCGTGCACTTGAAGCTTTTCAGCTGGATCCAGCAAAATGGGGAG TCAATGTGCAATCATTATCTGGATCCCCTTCTAACTTCCAAGTTTACACTGCTTTATTGAAACCTCATGAGAGAATTATGGCACTTGATCTTCCCCATGGTGGGCATCTATCGCATGGTTATCAG ACTGACACCAAGAAGATATCGGCTGTATCTATATTCTTTGAAACAATGCCATACAGATTGAATGAGAGCACTGGTTATATCGATTATGACCAG TTGGAGAAAAGTGCAGCACTTTTTAGGCCAAAATTAATAGTTGCTGGTGCTAGTGCTTATGCTCGCCTTTATGATTATGCACGTGTTCGCAAG GTCTGTGATAAGCAGAAGGCAGTTCTGTTGGCTGATATGGCACATATCAGTGGATTGGTTGCTGCCGGTGTTATTCCTTCTCCTTTTGATTATGCAGATGTTGTAACAACCACGACACATAAGTCACTTCGTGGACCACGTGGGGCTATGATTTTCTTCAGGAAGGGTGTGAAAGAGATAAACAAACAAGGGAAGGAA GTGTTGTATGACTATGAAGACAAAATAAACCAGGCTGTTTTTCCTGGACTTCAAGGTGGTCCACACAATCACACTATTTCAGGCTTAGCAGTTGCACTGAAGCAG GCTATGACACCAGAATTCAAGAATTACCAAAAGCAAGTACTTAGCAACTGCTCAGCATTTGCACAG AGTTTGTTAGAAAAAGGCTACGAACTTGTATCTGGTGGAACTGACAACCATTTAGTGTTGGTGAACTTAAGAAACAAG GGTTGA